The following proteins come from a genomic window of Deltaproteobacteria bacterium:
- a CDS encoding carbonic anhydrase, with protein sequence MIEKNVSADFSAKVSEPLIDPTTYIHPLAAVIGNVILGKNIMVSPMASIRGDEGQPLYIGDNSNVQDGVVIHALETEIDGKPVEKNLREVSGKKYAVYVGNRVSLAHQVQIHGPAVVMDDTFVGMQALVFRSVVGKGCVLEPGVILMGVSVPDGRYVPAGSVIRTQEQANQLPEITDDYPMKNLNKGVVHVNTSLAKGYLAAKK encoded by the coding sequence GTGATAGAAAAAAATGTATCGGCTGATTTTAGTGCAAAGGTATCGGAGCCGCTCATCGATCCTACCACCTATATTCACCCCTTAGCTGCTGTCATCGGAAACGTCATCCTGGGTAAAAATATCATGGTTTCCCCTATGGCATCAATCCGGGGCGATGAGGGGCAGCCGCTGTATATCGGTGATAATTCGAACGTTCAGGACGGTGTTGTCATCCACGCCCTTGAGACAGAAATTGATGGAAAGCCTGTTGAGAAAAACCTGCGTGAAGTCTCCGGCAAAAAATACGCTGTTTATGTGGGAAACCGCGTCTCTCTTGCTCATCAGGTGCAGATTCACGGACCGGCTGTAGTCATGGATGATACCTTTGTCGGTATGCAAGCTCTGGTATTCAGGTCAGTTGTTGGGAAAGGATGTGTTCTCGAGCCGGGAGTTATCCTCATGGGCGTATCTGTACCCGACGGCCGCTACGTGCCTGCCGGTTCTGTCATCAGGACTCAAGAGCAGGCTAATCAGCTTCCCGAAATTACGGATGATTACCCGATGAAAAACCTGAACAAAGGGGTCGTCCACGTCAATACCTCCCTTGCCAAAGGATATTTAGCTGCGAAGAAGTAA
- a CDS encoding ferritin family protein gives MKKMQNTLSSVLNMAIDKEQEAYDFYMNLYDLVEDKEAKSTLKYIAQEEAKHKEFLTTCQEGRFCSEVLKMEAPVDYKIIEHIEKPDIKKNIKSSEVYLIAANRELNSYNFYKSLADSYPAGDVKELLTKMASEELKHKEKMEYLYTNTAFPQTAGG, from the coding sequence ATGAAGAAAATGCAAAATACGCTTAGCTCTGTGCTGAATATGGCCATTGACAAGGAACAAGAGGCATATGACTTTTATATGAACCTCTACGATCTGGTGGAAGACAAGGAGGCGAAGAGCACCCTGAAGTATATCGCCCAGGAAGAAGCCAAACACAAGGAATTTCTGACAACCTGCCAGGAAGGCCGCTTCTGTTCCGAAGTATTGAAGATGGAAGCACCCGTCGATTACAAAATCATTGAACACATCGAGAAACCCGATATTAAAAAGAACATAAAAAGTTCGGAAGTCTACCTCATTGCCGCCAACAGGGAACTCAACTCATATAATTTTTACAAAAGCCTGGCAGACAGCTATCCCGCGGGTGATGTAAAAGAGCTTTTGACCAAAATGGCGAGCGAAGAGTTAAAACATAAGGAAAAGATGGAGTATCTTTACACCAATACGGCTTTTCCGCAAACCGCAGGCGGTTGA